A genomic region of Armatimonadota bacterium contains the following coding sequences:
- a CDS encoding HU family DNA-binding protein: MNKEQLVEKVAAKTGLTKKDVLETVNTTLDTITSTLRRGEKVTLVGFGTFLVRRRAAREGRNPQTGAKIRIPAKRVPAFTAGKELKSAIR; encoded by the coding sequence ATGAACAAGGAGCAGCTGGTGGAGAAGGTGGCCGCCAAGACCGGGCTCACCAAGAAGGACGTCCTGGAGACGGTGAACACCACCCTCGACACGATCACATCGACGCTCCGCCGGGGCGAGAAGGTCACGCTGGTGGGCTTCGGCACCTTCCTCGTCCGCCGCCGGGCCGCCCGTGAAGGGCGCAACCCGCAGACCGGCGCGAAGATCCGGATTCCGGCCAAGCGCGTGCCGGCGTTCACTGCCGGCAAGGAGCTCAAGTCCGCCATCAGGTAG
- the folD gene encoding bifunctional methylenetetrahydrofolate dehydrogenase/methenyltetrahydrofolate cyclohydrolase FolD, with protein sequence MGARILDGRRLAATVEAALATEASEAIRRAGVSPGLAAILVGDDPASSLYVRRKAEACGRVGFRSETFHLPADTPEEEVLALVDELNRRPEVHGILPQQPMPAHIDPWRVFARIHPDKDVDGLGPANLGALLAGAPGLRPATPQGILALIAHAGIDPAGRRAVVVGRSLIVGKPTALLLLAAHATVTVCHTRTPDLAEHTRQAEILVVAAGRPRLVTGAMVRPGAVVVDVGVNRVDGRLVGDVDRASVEPVAAALTPVPGGVGPMTIAMLLRNTWEAYRRQVLLP encoded by the coding sequence GTGGGGGCGAGGATCCTGGACGGCCGGCGCCTGGCCGCCACCGTCGAGGCGGCGCTGGCCACCGAGGCGTCGGAGGCGATCCGCCGGGCCGGGGTGAGCCCGGGGCTGGCGGCCATCCTGGTGGGGGACGATCCCGCCTCGTCCCTCTACGTCCGGCGCAAGGCGGAGGCGTGCGGCCGGGTGGGCTTCCGCTCGGAGACCTTCCACCTGCCCGCCGACACACCGGAGGAGGAGGTGCTGGCCCTCGTCGACGAGCTCAACCGGCGCCCGGAGGTCCACGGCATCCTCCCCCAGCAGCCTATGCCCGCCCACATCGACCCCTGGCGCGTCTTCGCCCGCATCCACCCCGACAAGGACGTGGACGGACTCGGGCCGGCCAACCTGGGCGCGCTGCTGGCCGGCGCCCCCGGGCTGCGCCCCGCCACGCCGCAGGGGATCCTGGCGCTCATCGCCCACGCCGGGATCGACCCGGCCGGGCGGCGCGCGGTGGTGGTGGGGCGCAGCCTCATCGTGGGGAAACCGACCGCGCTCCTGCTGCTGGCCGCGCACGCCACCGTGACCGTCTGCCACACCCGCACCCCCGACCTGGCCGAGCACACCCGCCAGGCGGAGATCCTGGTGGTGGCGGCCGGGCGGCCGCGGCTCGTCACCGGCGCGATGGTCCGGCCCGGGGCGGTGGTCGTCGACGTGGGCGTGAACCGCGTGGACGGCCGGCTCGTGGGCGACGTGGACCGCGCCAGCGTCGAGCCGGTGGCCGCCGCCCTCACCCCGGTGCCGGGCGGTGTGGGGCCGATGACCATCGCCATGCTACTGCGCAACACGTGGGAGGCCTACCGCCGCCAGGTTCTGCTACCATAG
- a CDS encoding Mur ligase family protein, translating to MSLDFLFGLLDAERYPRHHAREAGLVRIARLLRRLDRPQRDLRVVLVAGTKGKGSTAAMLAAVEQAAGRRVGLYVKPHLVDYRERIRVDGALISPEALDRAIAHVRPHVEAATADPEGVPTYFEVSVALALHHFREAAVDLAVLEVGIGGRLDATNVTDPLLGVITSISRDHVDRLGPDLGGIAREKAGIARPGRPLVVAPQGPEATAAVSAAAAQAGAVLVPVASRARWEPAAMTPAGQAFTLRTDGPQGNDYGRLWVPLVGRHQLVNAATAVVAAEVLAADGPALPADAVRRGLERLEWPGRVEVVRRGPDVVVDVAHNPASMGALRDALLELWPGRRVVLVAGMVEGHDAAATVELIAPLASAAVATEPQHVRPIPARDLAALLRRHVRQVEVRPDRAGAVARGLALAGPDGLLVVTGSFYLVGEARRWLVRAEAAPLGVAAT from the coding sequence GTGTCCCTGGACTTCCTCTTCGGCCTGCTCGACGCCGAGCGCTACCCGCGGCACCACGCGCGCGAGGCGGGGCTCGTGCGCATCGCCCGCCTGCTCCGGCGGCTGGACCGGCCGCAGCGGGACCTGCGCGTGGTGCTGGTGGCCGGGACCAAGGGCAAGGGGTCGACGGCGGCGATGCTGGCGGCGGTGGAGCAGGCGGCAGGGCGGCGGGTCGGGCTCTACGTCAAGCCACACCTGGTGGACTACCGGGAGCGCATCCGGGTGGACGGCGCGCTGATCTCGCCGGAGGCCCTCGACCGGGCCATCGCGCACGTGCGCCCGCACGTCGAGGCGGCGACGGCCGACCCCGAGGGCGTTCCCACCTACTTCGAGGTCTCGGTGGCGCTGGCGCTCCACCACTTCCGGGAGGCGGCAGTGGACCTGGCCGTGCTGGAGGTGGGCATCGGCGGGCGCCTCGACGCCACCAACGTGACCGACCCGCTCCTCGGCGTGATCACGTCGATCAGCCGCGACCACGTCGACCGCCTGGGCCCCGACCTCGGCGGCATCGCCCGGGAGAAGGCGGGGATCGCCCGGCCGGGGCGCCCGCTGGTCGTGGCTCCCCAGGGCCCGGAGGCCACGGCGGCGGTGAGCGCCGCGGCGGCGCAGGCCGGTGCGGTGCTGGTGCCGGTGGCCTCCCGGGCGCGCTGGGAGCCAGCGGCGATGACGCCGGCGGGCCAGGCCTTCACCCTGCGCACGGACGGCCCGCAGGGGAACGACTACGGGCGGCTGTGGGTGCCGCTCGTGGGGCGCCACCAGCTGGTGAACGCCGCCACGGCGGTGGTGGCGGCCGAGGTGCTGGCCGCCGATGGGCCGGCGCTGCCTGCCGACGCGGTCCGGCGGGGGCTGGAGCGCCTGGAGTGGCCGGGGCGCGTGGAGGTGGTGCGCCGCGGGCCCGACGTCGTGGTGGACGTGGCCCACAACCCCGCCTCCATGGGGGCCCTGCGCGACGCCCTGCTGGAGCTGTGGCCCGGGCGCCGGGTGGTGCTGGTCGCAGGCATGGTCGAGGGACACGACGCCGCAGCCACCGTCGAGCTCATCGCTCCCCTGGCGTCGGCCGCCGTGGCCACCGAGCCGCAGCACGTGCGCCCCATCCCCGCGCGTGACCTGGCCGCCCTGCTGCGCCGGCACGTCCGGCAGGTCGAGGTCCGGCCCGACCGGGCCGGCGCCGTGGCCCGGGGCCTGGCGCTGGCCGGCCCGGACGGCCTGCTCGTGGTCACCGGGTCTTTCTACCTCGTCGGCGAGGCCCGTCGCTGGCTGGTCCGCGCCGAGGCCGCGCCCCTGGGCGTGGCGGCGACCTGA
- the lysS gene encoding lysine--tRNA ligase encodes MDLLAEEILRTRPERAHVVNDAWTPSGFAHLGSLRGVVLHDAVTRGLRERGVAVRFLYGFDDFDPFDAVPPYLDRDRFAPYLGRPLADVPSPEPHYPSFAAYYAHRFSETFRRLGCTPEEYRGSELYRSGRMNEAIRAVLDRAEEVLAIDREISGSRRPMRHPLQVLCEACGRIATTLVTGWDGRMVTYACVPDKVTYAQGCGHRGRRSPFDGASKLIYKVEWAAKWWTLGVTVEGAGKDHFTRGGTHDVASAVAQRIFAYPTPFPISYEFLLLGGRKMSGSAGRGVFAHEFLEIVRPELVRFLLVRVHYREQKDFDPSGDTIPRLYDEYDRAARAFRGEVDDPELARTFAYAMTAASRPGAWRPRFSRVAHLVQLPGVDVEAAVAAEKGAPLTEEDRAELQQRVEDARRWLRTYAPPEERFEVQPALPDAARDLTPAQQAFLAQLARVLETTPWEGEAVHAAIHRLKAELGLPAGEAFQAIYRALLGRRSGPQAGWLLAALDRTFVVQRLREAAGAATAGAGAGVEGP; translated from the coding sequence GTGGACCTGCTCGCCGAGGAGATCCTGCGCACGCGCCCCGAGCGGGCGCACGTGGTGAACGACGCCTGGACGCCCAGCGGCTTCGCCCACCTGGGCTCGCTGCGCGGGGTGGTGCTGCACGACGCCGTGACCCGCGGGCTGCGCGAGCGCGGGGTGGCGGTACGCTTCCTCTACGGGTTCGACGACTTCGACCCCTTCGACGCCGTGCCCCCCTACCTGGACCGGGACCGCTTCGCCCCCTACCTCGGCCGTCCCCTCGCCGACGTGCCCTCGCCCGAGCCCCACTACCCAAGCTTCGCCGCCTACTACGCCCACCGCTTCAGTGAGACCTTCCGGCGCCTGGGGTGCACCCCGGAGGAGTACCGGGGGAGCGAGCTCTACCGCAGCGGGCGGATGAACGAGGCCATCCGCGCCGTGCTCGACCGGGCCGAGGAGGTCCTGGCCATCGACCGGGAGATCAGCGGCAGCCGCCGGCCGATGCGCCACCCGCTGCAGGTGCTCTGCGAGGCGTGCGGGCGCATCGCCACCACGCTCGTCACCGGCTGGGACGGGCGTATGGTGACCTACGCCTGCGTGCCGGACAAGGTGACCTACGCGCAGGGGTGCGGCCACCGGGGGCGGCGCTCGCCCTTCGACGGGGCGAGCAAGCTCATCTACAAGGTGGAGTGGGCGGCCAAGTGGTGGACGCTCGGCGTCACCGTGGAGGGCGCGGGGAAGGACCACTTCACCCGCGGCGGCACCCACGACGTGGCCAGTGCCGTGGCGCAGCGGATCTTCGCCTACCCCACCCCCTTCCCCATTTCCTACGAGTTCCTGCTGCTGGGCGGGCGGAAGATGTCGGGGTCCGCCGGCCGGGGCGTCTTCGCCCACGAGTTCCTGGAGATCGTCCGCCCCGAGCTCGTCCGCTTCCTGCTGGTGCGCGTCCACTACCGGGAGCAGAAGGACTTCGACCCCTCCGGCGACACCATCCCGCGCCTGTACGACGAGTACGACCGTGCCGCGCGCGCCTTCCGGGGAGAGGTGGACGACCCGGAGCTGGCCCGCACCTTCGCCTACGCCATGACCGCCGCGTCGCGGCCGGGCGCGTGGCGGCCGCGCTTCAGCCGCGTCGCCCACCTGGTGCAGCTCCCCGGCGTGGACGTGGAGGCGGCGGTGGCGGCGGAGAAGGGCGCCCCGCTCACCGAGGAGGACCGCGCCGAGCTGCAGCAGCGCGTCGAGGACGCTCGCCGCTGGCTGCGCACCTACGCCCCGCCGGAGGAGCGCTTCGAGGTGCAGCCGGCTCTGCCGGACGCGGCCAGGGACCTCACCCCCGCCCAGCAGGCTTTCCTGGCCCAGCTGGCCCGCGTGCTGGAGACGACCCCCTGGGAGGGGGAGGCGGTGCACGCCGCCATCCACCGCCTCAAGGCCGAGCTGGGGCTGCCGGCGGGCGAGGCCTTCCAGGCGATCTACCGTGCCCTGCTCGGGCGGCGCT